The sequence GTGGAAAGTAAAGTAAAGATTAGGGGGTGTCCAGAAACTTTAGAAATTCTTAAAGCATCAGGCATACCTGCTGAGCCTGCAACAGAAGAAGATTGGTCCACAGAATATCTTGACCTTATATTACCAATTAAAATAGTAAATGGGGTTGACGAGGCAATAAATCACATAAATAAATACGGATCACACCATACCGACTCTATAATCGGCGAAGATCTATCCGCCGTCCGCAAGTTCTTGATTATGGTGGACTCGTCAACAGTCATTCATAATGCCTCCACCAGATTCAGTGATGGCTACCGATATGGTCTTGGTGCAGAAGTTGGAATAAGTACTAATAAAATACATGCACGGGGTCCAGTGGGGCTTGAAGGACTCGTAACGACAAAATACATCTTATTGGGGGCGGGTCAAAAAGTTTCTAATTATATCGGAAAAGGAGCAAAGCCATTCCTCC comes from bacterium and encodes:
- a CDS encoding glutamate-5-semialdehyde dehydrogenase, translated to INEILKMEGLVDLIIPRGSNEFVRYIQDNTKIPVLGHSSGICHIYVDRSADRNKAVEICHDARVQYPAACNSMKILLVDRAAASLLPEIAKRLVESKVKIRGCPETLEILKASGIPAEPATEEDWSTEYLDLILPIKIVNGVDEAINHINKYGSHHTDSIIGEDLSAVRKFLIMVDSSTVIHNASTRFSDGYRYGLGAEVGISTNKIHARGPVGLEGLVTTKYILLGAGQKVSNYIGKGAKPFLHKKLDSIWTERLGRV